In Phosphitispora fastidiosa, the following proteins share a genomic window:
- a CDS encoding M24 family metallopeptidase, whose product MSLIPKREIESRISRLQSLLGENGVDGALIVQAVDLFYFSGTAQNGCLYLPASGNPVLWVKKSFARARDESALENVFPLSSVKKLPELIASGGRAPLVMGLEMDVLPANTYLFYAKMFSGTELVDISGLIKKVRQIKSGYEMEHLRVSGRKMTEVYDEIPGLIRPGITEVALAAKIEERARKAGHIGYMNMRAFGSAIFFGQLMSGWAAAVPSCFDGVGGGQGLHPVFPQGCSFKTIETGEPIMVDYAGLWGGYITDRSRIYAIDYLSDKLIRAFDVSLKIQDEVIRRVEPGANGSDLFELAFKMADKAGLGDYFMGHGSDRVKFVGHGVGLELDEFPILAKGVDVKLEPGMVFALEPKFVFPGEGLVGIENTFILTEKGVEKVTASPDELVIL is encoded by the coding sequence ATGTCTCTGATACCCAAAAGGGAAATTGAGTCACGGATAAGCAGACTGCAGTCACTGCTGGGGGAGAACGGGGTAGATGGCGCATTGATTGTGCAGGCAGTTGATTTGTTCTATTTTTCGGGAACGGCACAAAACGGCTGTCTTTATCTACCTGCTTCCGGTAACCCGGTGCTCTGGGTTAAGAAGAGCTTTGCCAGGGCCAGGGATGAATCCGCCCTGGAAAACGTTTTTCCATTGAGCAGTGTCAAAAAACTGCCTGAACTGATAGCATCAGGAGGCAGAGCTCCACTGGTTATGGGCCTGGAAATGGATGTTCTGCCGGCAAATACTTACCTTTTTTATGCTAAAATGTTTTCCGGTACAGAACTGGTGGATATCTCAGGGCTGATAAAAAAGGTCAGGCAGATTAAATCAGGCTATGAAATGGAACATTTGCGGGTTTCCGGTCGCAAGATGACCGAGGTCTATGACGAGATACCCGGGTTAATCAGGCCCGGAATAACAGAGGTTGCTCTTGCAGCCAAAATCGAAGAACGGGCCCGCAAAGCCGGGCATATTGGCTATATGAACATGCGTGCCTTCGGGAGTGCGATTTTTTTTGGACAGTTGATGTCAGGATGGGCTGCTGCGGTACCGTCCTGTTTTGACGGAGTAGGCGGGGGTCAGGGACTTCATCCGGTATTCCCCCAGGGGTGCAGTTTTAAGACCATTGAGACGGGTGAGCCTATCATGGTTGATTATGCCGGACTTTGGGGCGGCTATATTACAGACCGGTCACGTATTTATGCCATTGATTATCTTTCTGATAAGCTGATTCGGGCATTTGATGTATCCCTAAAGATACAGGACGAGGTTATTAGACGCGTTGAACCCGGTGCTAACGGCAGTGACCTTTTTGAACTGGCGTTCAAAATGGCGGACAAAGCCGGACTGGGGGATTATTTCATGGGCCACGGTTCTGACCGGGTGAAGTTTGTCGGTCACGGGGTCGGCCTGGAACTAGATGAATTTCCGATACTGGCAAAGGGTGTTGATGTCAAGCTGGAACCGGGTATGGTTTTTGCTCTGGAACCCAAATTTGTCTTTCCGGGGGAAGGGCTGGTGGGAATTGAAAACACATTTATACTTACCGAAAAGGGAGTTGAAAAGGTAACAGCTTCCCCGGATGAGTTGGTCATACTATAA
- a CDS encoding DUF1540 domain-containing protein: protein MNQEIYCSVDTCHYWEQGNHCKANKIMVTSDAAGDSMPDNFDAPQASMAAPTPANTCMETACKTFVPKQSNNINADGVYKQG, encoded by the coding sequence ATGAACCAGGAAATCTATTGTTCTGTTGACACATGTCACTACTGGGAACAAGGCAATCACTGCAAGGCCAACAAAATCATGGTAACATCAGATGCGGCCGGAGACAGCATGCCGGATAACTTTGATGCTCCCCAGGCCTCAATGGCGGCGCCCACGCCTGCAAATACATGTATGGAGACCGCCTGCAAAACCTTTGTACCTAAGCAGAGCAACAATATAAATGCTGACGGAGTATACAAGCAGGGTTAA
- a CDS encoding ABC transporter ATP-binding protein, with protein MGPRFAHPVAKAKDFKGTLKRLSSYLRPHIFSLIIVFIFAMASTSFTIAAPKVTAKAMNKLQDGYMARMLLEKMSAGQDVNLTDDQIKGAIRAIRETNGQYDFHYIGVIALILLGMYLVSAAFSLIMGLVMSGVAQKTVYDLRREVENKMARLPLKYFDRHSHGDILSRVTNDTDTIATTLQQSLTQVITSVITIIGYIIMMLTISPILTLIIIATLPLYIGTTALIARKSQKYFAAQQKELGQLSGHVEEMYTGHKIVKAFGREGDSLKKFEDVNGRLYSAGWKAQFVSGIMFPLMNFISNLGYVGISIVGGIWIIRNILGFGDILAFIQYSRSLTHPIIQTANIANIIQSTIACAERVFEVLDEEEEVPDSPHAKVIEMPKGDVKFEHVFFRYEKNVPLIEDMNLDVRRGHTIAIVGPTGAGKTTLVNLLMRFYEIDSGRISIDGVDIKDMERSVLRKMFGMVLQDTWLFNGTIRDNIAYGKSGAALEEIVCAAKAAHADHFIRTLPDGYNTVLNEEATNISQGQKQLLTIARAILADPVVLILDEATSSVDTRTEFLIQKAMANLMKNRTSFVIAHRLSTIRDAELILVMNKGRIIEMGNHKALIDQGGFYADLYNSQFTGVQPRSRALH; from the coding sequence ATGGGACCCCGTTTTGCCCATCCTGTGGCTAAGGCAAAAGATTTTAAAGGGACTCTGAAAAGGCTGAGCAGCTATTTGCGGCCACATATATTCAGTTTAATTATTGTTTTTATATTTGCTATGGCCAGTACTTCATTTACCATAGCCGCACCGAAGGTGACTGCCAAAGCAATGAACAAGCTGCAGGATGGTTATATGGCCAGGATGTTGCTGGAAAAAATGTCTGCCGGGCAAGATGTAAACTTGACAGATGACCAAATTAAAGGAGCGATAAGGGCAATCAGGGAAACAAACGGACAGTACGATTTTCACTACATCGGTGTTATTGCCTTAATCCTGTTGGGCATGTACCTGGTAAGCGCTGCCTTCAGCCTGATCATGGGTTTGGTGATGTCGGGTGTGGCCCAAAAAACGGTATATGATTTGCGCAGGGAAGTAGAAAATAAAATGGCCAGGCTGCCGCTGAAATACTTTGACCGTCATTCCCATGGAGATATATTAAGCCGTGTTACCAATGATACCGATACTATTGCCACAACATTGCAGCAGAGCTTAACTCAGGTTATTACCTCGGTCATTACAATTATCGGCTATATTATCATGATGCTGACAATCAGCCCAATACTCACCCTGATAATAATTGCTACACTTCCCCTGTATATTGGAACGACTGCCCTCATTGCCAGGAAGTCTCAAAAATACTTTGCAGCTCAACAGAAAGAACTGGGCCAGCTCAGTGGTCATGTTGAGGAGATGTATACAGGGCATAAAATAGTGAAGGCATTCGGACGTGAAGGAGATTCATTAAAGAAATTTGAGGACGTGAACGGCAGGCTCTACAGCGCAGGATGGAAAGCTCAATTTGTATCAGGTATCATGTTTCCCTTGATGAATTTTATAAGCAACCTGGGATATGTGGGTATAAGTATTGTCGGTGGCATCTGGATTATCAGAAATATCCTGGGGTTCGGGGATATCCTGGCTTTTATCCAGTATTCAAGATCACTCACCCATCCTATTATTCAAACGGCAAATATCGCTAATATTATTCAGTCAACGATTGCCTGCGCGGAAAGGGTGTTTGAGGTTCTGGATGAAGAGGAAGAAGTCCCTGACAGCCCTCATGCAAAAGTAATTGAAATGCCAAAAGGAGATGTCAAATTTGAACATGTGTTTTTCCGTTATGAAAAGAATGTACCACTGATAGAGGATATGAACCTGGATGTCAGAAGAGGTCATACCATCGCGATTGTCGGACCCACCGGCGCGGGTAAAACTACGCTGGTGAACCTGTTGATGCGCTTTTACGAAATAGATTCAGGCAGGATAAGTATTGATGGTGTGGACATCAAGGATATGGAGCGCAGTGTGCTGCGAAAAATGTTTGGGATGGTACTTCAGGATACCTGGTTATTTAACGGGACCATCAGAGATAATATTGCCTATGGCAAATCAGGAGCAGCTCTGGAAGAAATAGTGTGTGCAGCCAAAGCCGCTCACGCCGACCATTTTATAAGGACACTGCCTGATGGTTATAATACTGTGCTTAATGAAGAAGCAACCAACATCTCTCAGGGACAGAAGCAGCTGCTTACCATAGCCCGGGCCATACTTGCTGACCCCGTGGTTTTGATTCTTGATGAAGCCACCAGCAGTGTGGATACAAGGACAGAATTCCTTATTCAAAAGGCTATGGCTAATCTCATGAAAAACAGGACAAGTTTTGTGATAGCCCACAGGCTGTCTACTATCCGCGATGCCGAACTTATTCTGGTCATGAATAAGGGCAGGATTATTGAAATGGGCAATCATAAAGCATTAATTGATCAGGGCGGCTTCTATGCCGACCTCTATAACAGCCAGTTTACCGGAGTTCAACCCCGGTCCCGGGCCCTGCACTGA
- a CDS encoding sulfurtransferase TusA family protein, with translation MQIVDVRGISCPEPVLRAKKVLDKGGPGPVKVLVDEEAAGENVTALARHMGWNVARGKHSDYIEILLSR, from the coding sequence ATGCAGATAGTTGATGTAAGAGGGATTTCGTGTCCGGAACCGGTACTGCGTGCCAAGAAAGTTCTTGACAAGGGTGGACCGGGACCGGTCAAAGTACTTGTGGATGAGGAGGCGGCAGGTGAGAATGTAACTGCCCTGGCCAGACACATGGGCTGGAATGTGGCCAGGGGAAAGCATTCTGATTATATTGAAATCTTGCTGAGCAGGTAA
- a CDS encoding DUF4129 domain-containing protein encodes MSKGFVFTNQEVRDMLEEILSRPDFILSRLAGSWIDRGTAMAERLLFGILGTDGRIAWWGYVLLLLSVAGLLFLVYFAASRVSRVFFPDRAAAGQESAEPGGTDYNGFRETASRYADAGDYREAVRYLYLSLLMFLDGQQLIQFRMSKTNLDYLGELRKSSADSDRFTGAANFFERKWYGMENCTDTDYREFRAMYLSLVSDWRGSYQNR; translated from the coding sequence TTGTCTAAAGGGTTTGTTTTTACCAATCAGGAAGTGAGGGACATGCTTGAGGAGATACTGTCACGACCGGATTTTATCCTGAGCAGGCTTGCTGGATCCTGGATTGACAGGGGTACAGCTATGGCTGAACGGCTGTTGTTTGGGATTTTGGGTACTGATGGCAGAATTGCATGGTGGGGTTATGTGCTGCTGCTGCTGTCTGTGGCCGGCTTGTTATTTCTGGTTTATTTTGCTGCCTCAAGGGTATCCCGGGTCTTTTTCCCTGACCGGGCCGCTGCCGGGCAGGAGTCTGCTGAACCCGGTGGTACGGATTATAACGGTTTCCGGGAAACTGCCTCCCGATATGCTGATGCCGGAGATTACAGGGAAGCTGTCAGGTATTTGTATCTTTCCCTGCTGATGTTTTTAGACGGGCAGCAGCTTATTCAATTCCGGATGAGTAAGACCAACCTGGATTACCTCGGTGAGCTCAGGAAATCTTCCGCTGATTCTGATCGGTTTACCGGTGCAGCAAACTTTTTTGAACGCAAATGGTACGGTATGGAAAATTGTACTGACACTGACTACCGTGAATTCAGGGCAATGTACCTGAGCCTTGTGTCTGACTGGAGGGGTAGTTATCAGAACAGGTAA
- the glgP gene encoding alpha-glucan family phosphorylase translates to MRTDNPSGSPRVAYFCMEYGLNSSLPIYAGGLGVLAGDYLKAARDLNAPVTGIGILWNQDYTEQFIGQDGYPYDMYPNYDFSAVEDTGLKVTLRVRGADVTCKIHKIEKYGNATIYLLDTNFPGSPHGWMTNRLYGGVEQDRVAAEMILGIGGVRALRALGIEVDIYHFNEGHAVFAGVELIREKMQHDNISFHEAWKSTQKEVVFTTHTPVEAGNEIWTHDLLQHMEAYNGLTYEQMRDIGDDPFNMTIAALRMADMANAVSKLHGQTARNMWGNVYETAPIISITNGIHVNTWQDERIRNAFEKGEDLWEPHVQCKKELADFIKQHTGTTLNPEALVIGFARRVAPYKRSELIFRNTDIIDPLLREGKLQLVFSGKAHPRDSMGKDIIRKLVEMDRKYRDAVVFLENYNMEIARLMIRGCDVWLNNPRRPLEASGTSGMKAAVNGVLNLSVVDGWVAEGLQHGISGWLLCSICGNEVQAANQDEYDLQRLYEVLLSEVVPTYYDDKNRWHNMMRSSIDMAHYQFSSHRMLREYYDVMYQKTALNQGKHIRPHSFMISTPEYAERPHQYQ, encoded by the coding sequence TTGAGGACAGATAACCCATCAGGTTCACCCCGGGTCGCTTATTTCTGCATGGAATACGGATTAAACAGCAGCCTGCCCATTTACGCCGGAGGACTTGGTGTCCTTGCCGGAGATTACCTCAAGGCAGCCAGAGACCTGAATGCTCCGGTAACAGGGATCGGAATCCTCTGGAATCAGGATTACACGGAACAGTTTATCGGGCAGGACGGGTATCCTTATGATATGTATCCCAATTATGATTTTTCCGCAGTCGAAGATACGGGTTTAAAAGTAACCCTGCGGGTCAGGGGGGCTGACGTGACCTGCAAAATCCATAAAATTGAAAAATACGGAAATGCCACAATATATCTCCTGGATACCAATTTCCCCGGCAGTCCGCACGGCTGGATGACCAACCGTCTGTATGGCGGAGTGGAACAGGACCGTGTTGCTGCCGAAATGATTCTTGGCATAGGCGGAGTAAGAGCCCTCCGGGCCCTGGGGATTGAGGTTGACATTTATCATTTTAATGAAGGGCATGCGGTATTTGCCGGTGTAGAACTAATCAGGGAAAAAATGCAGCACGACAACATCTCTTTTCATGAAGCCTGGAAATCAACCCAAAAAGAAGTGGTCTTCACAACCCATACCCCTGTTGAAGCCGGCAATGAAATCTGGACTCATGACCTATTGCAGCATATGGAGGCCTATAATGGGCTTACCTATGAGCAAATGCGTGATATCGGTGATGATCCTTTCAACATGACCATAGCTGCCCTGAGGATGGCTGACATGGCCAATGCCGTATCCAAGCTTCATGGCCAAACGGCAAGAAATATGTGGGGCAATGTTTATGAAACCGCCCCGATTATATCTATTACCAACGGCATCCATGTAAACACCTGGCAGGATGAACGCATTCGGAATGCCTTTGAAAAGGGTGAAGACCTCTGGGAACCGCACGTGCAGTGTAAAAAAGAACTTGCTGACTTTATCAAGCAGCATACGGGAACTACCCTGAATCCTGAAGCCCTGGTGATAGGTTTTGCCCGGAGGGTCGCTCCATATAAAAGAAGTGAACTGATATTCCGGAATACGGATATCATTGACCCCCTGCTCCGGGAAGGAAAGCTGCAGCTTGTTTTCTCAGGCAAAGCACACCCCAGGGATTCCATGGGTAAGGATATTATTCGAAAGCTGGTGGAAATGGACCGGAAATACCGCGATGCTGTCGTCTTCCTGGAAAACTATAATATGGAAATAGCGCGGCTCATGATCAGGGGCTGTGATGTGTGGCTGAACAACCCCAGGAGACCCCTGGAAGCCAGCGGCACGTCCGGAATGAAGGCTGCAGTAAACGGGGTGCTTAACCTTAGCGTGGTTGACGGCTGGGTTGCCGAGGGACTGCAGCACGGTATCAGCGGTTGGCTCCTCTGTTCCATATGCGGCAATGAAGTCCAGGCAGCAAACCAGGACGAATACGATTTGCAGAGACTGTATGAGGTGCTGCTGTCAGAAGTTGTTCCTACTTATTACGATGATAAAAACAGGTGGCACAATATGATGCGGTCCAGTATCGACATGGCCCACTACCAGTTTTCCTCCCACCGCATGCTGAGGGAATATTATGATGTGATGTACCAAAAGACCGCCCTGAACCAGGGCAAGCATATCAGGCCGCATTCATTCATGATTTCGACCCCGGAATATGCGGAGCGGCCACACCAGTATCAGTAA
- the yedE gene encoding YedE family putative selenium transporter, with protein sequence MGNKIGVLITGAVIGIVALILTKMGNPANMGLCIACFMRDTAGGLGLHQAAVVRYIRPEIPGIILGAFLIAAFNREFRASGGANKTVRFILGFIMMIGMLVFLGCPLRVALRLGAGDLNALVGFAGLFAGVAAGTFFLKSGFSLGRSGSQPGWAGVVFPAIAVILLLLLFLKPSFISFSQEGPGSNHAPVLISLFAGLLVGALSQRSRFCMAGGIRDLILFRNFNLIAGFLMIILVTFAGSLYLNKFQPGFAAQPIAHSEALWNFLGLAAAGWAAALLGGCPLRQLVLAGQGNTDAAVTVGGLAAGAAAAHTFGLAASPAGVPQAGGMAVAAGLIILLALSMGVCYKTVTSERRRVHADS encoded by the coding sequence TTGGGGAACAAGATTGGAGTTTTAATTACCGGGGCGGTCATCGGAATTGTGGCGCTTATCCTTACCAAGATGGGCAATCCGGCCAATATGGGGCTGTGTATAGCATGCTTCATGAGGGACACTGCCGGCGGGCTCGGCCTGCACCAGGCTGCGGTTGTCCGGTATATCAGGCCTGAAATACCGGGCATCATTCTGGGGGCCTTCCTGATTGCCGCGTTTAACCGGGAATTCCGGGCATCAGGGGGAGCAAACAAAACTGTTAGGTTTATCCTGGGTTTTATCATGATGATAGGGATGCTTGTCTTCCTGGGATGCCCGCTAAGGGTGGCCTTAAGGCTTGGTGCGGGAGATCTGAATGCCCTGGTTGGTTTTGCCGGACTGTTTGCCGGAGTTGCTGCAGGTACATTTTTTCTTAAATCCGGATTCAGTCTGGGCCGGTCCGGTTCACAGCCGGGGTGGGCGGGAGTCGTATTTCCCGCAATTGCTGTGATTTTGCTATTACTGCTGTTTCTGAAGCCGTCTTTTATTTCTTTCAGCCAGGAGGGACCGGGCTCAAATCATGCTCCTGTGCTAATTTCACTTTTCGCGGGGCTGTTGGTCGGGGCGCTGTCACAGAGGTCGCGTTTCTGTATGGCGGGAGGGATTCGGGACCTGATTCTGTTCCGGAACTTTAACCTGATTGCAGGTTTCCTAATGATAATACTTGTTACCTTTGCGGGGAGTCTGTACCTGAACAAGTTTCAGCCCGGGTTTGCAGCTCAGCCAATTGCACATTCAGAAGCTCTCTGGAATTTTCTTGGCCTGGCAGCTGCCGGGTGGGCGGCGGCTCTGCTGGGCGGATGCCCGCTCAGGCAGCTGGTGCTGGCCGGACAGGGCAATACGGATGCTGCTGTTACCGTGGGCGGCTTGGCTGCAGGGGCGGCGGCAGCCCATACCTTTGGATTGGCAGCCAGTCCTGCAGGAGTTCCACAGGCAGGCGGGATGGCTGTTGCCGCCGGGCTTATCATATTGCTGGCGCTTAGTATGGGAGTTTGTTACAAAACTGTTACCTCAGAAAGGAGGAGAGTTCATGCAGATAGTTGA
- a CDS encoding DUF3343 domain-containing protein, whose translation MGFIEEERCYITFPALTEVLKAEKRLQPSGIKFWLVPIPREITADCGMCLMCYPEALETVTGLLAAEHIGYERSYLLKKRKFKFFQQ comes from the coding sequence ATGGGTTTTATTGAAGAAGAACGCTGTTATATTACATTTCCGGCTCTCACAGAGGTCCTTAAGGCTGAAAAGCGCCTCCAGCCGTCCGGGATAAAGTTCTGGCTGGTCCCGATTCCCAGGGAGATTACCGCAGACTGCGGAATGTGTCTCATGTGTTACCCCGAGGCCCTGGAAACCGTGACTGGTTTATTGGCTGCAGAACATATTGGATATGAGCGGTCTTATCTCCTGAAAAAAAGGAAGTTTAAATTTTTTCAGCAATAA
- a CDS encoding flavodoxin family protein, translating into MKVYAINGSFRTEGNTDIIMEKILEGARSRGAETEKVLVDDLNLRSCQGCLECRQEGICRQEDGLMDIVRKFEQADAIVMGTPIYGNYMTGQLKILLDRLMGVISRITYVPGGGIKSITRLEPQKRNIVTVLTAGAPTPECADDALKLFRRMLGSLNNGGFMEEIVAVGINAKGAIVFPKEEWLKVAGKYRVPDTDAYAEKAMARNREVLERAFKLGQDLVEK; encoded by the coding sequence ATGAAAGTTTATGCCATAAACGGAAGTTTCCGGACTGAGGGTAATACCGATATTATTATGGAAAAGATTCTGGAAGGGGCCCGGAGCAGGGGAGCAGAGACAGAAAAGGTTTTAGTTGACGACCTGAATCTCAGGTCATGTCAGGGTTGCCTGGAATGCCGGCAGGAGGGCATCTGCCGGCAGGAGGACGGACTGATGGACATTGTACGGAAATTTGAGCAGGCTGACGCTATAGTTATGGGGACACCCATTTACGGCAACTATATGACCGGACAGCTAAAAATACTGCTGGACCGTTTAATGGGAGTTATCAGCAGGATCACCTATGTACCGGGAGGCGGGATTAAGTCGATTACCAGACTCGAACCCCAAAAACGTAATATAGTTACTGTCCTTACGGCAGGGGCGCCCACTCCCGAGTGTGCAGATGATGCCCTGAAGCTGTTCCGCAGGATGCTGGGTTCCCTCAATAATGGCGGTTTTATGGAAGAGATTGTTGCTGTGGGAATTAACGCCAAAGGCGCAATTGTGTTCCCAAAAGAAGAGTGGCTTAAGGTGGCCGGGAAATACAGGGTTCCGGATACCGATGCCTATGCTGAAAAAGCTATGGCCAGAAACCGGGAAGTATTGGAACGGGCCTTTAAACTGGGACAGGATTTGGTGGAAAAATAG
- a CDS encoding ABC transporter ATP-binding protein: protein MLRLYRFLQPFSAMVAGALLFIFLQTIGDLYLPTLMSRIINDGVMRGDTHRIMEIGGLMLLIAGGGAVSAIIAGFLSSKIAVGLGTILRSKIFQRVESFSLKEFDKLGTATLITRTTNDITQIQMVTVMIMRLMISAPMMAVGGIIMAFREDRTLTWVLAAAIPVLALVIALIAWRGIPLFRLIQVKIDKINLVLREKLTGIRVIRAFDTIEYERRRFDEANADLTLNYIKVNKIMAFTMPSIMLVMNLTSLSVLWFGGIRISQGSMDLGALAAFTQYAIMIMFSMLMLSLMFVMVPRAQAAAVRINEVLDTLPTIKDAEEPNDSFSRRGYMEFKDVTFSYHGAEKPVLQNISFLARPGEVIAIVGSTGSGKSTLINLIPRFYDVDSGSIFVDGVDVREISQKNLRAKIGFVPQKAVLFSGSIMENIKFGYDQATEEEIRHAADVAQAAEFISQMDGGFAHEIEQGGTNLSGGQKQRISIARALVRKPEIYVFDDSFSALDFRTDARVRAALKKETTAATVIIVAQRVGTIMDADRIIVLDEGQITGLGTHKELLNTCEVYRQIVSSQLSEEEIA from the coding sequence ATGCTTAGACTATACAGGTTTTTACAGCCATTTAGCGCCATGGTAGCCGGTGCTCTGCTATTTATATTTTTGCAAACGATAGGAGACCTTTATCTGCCCACATTGATGTCAAGAATAATCAATGATGGTGTCATGCGTGGCGATACACACAGGATTATGGAGATCGGAGGACTAATGCTTCTGATTGCCGGGGGTGGAGCCGTCAGTGCAATTATTGCCGGCTTTCTGTCATCGAAAATTGCGGTCGGCCTGGGAACAATTCTGCGCAGCAAGATTTTTCAAAGGGTTGAGAGCTTCTCCCTGAAAGAATTTGATAAGTTAGGTACAGCTACTCTTATTACCAGGACAACCAACGATATTACCCAGATACAAATGGTTACTGTGATGATAATGCGCCTGATGATAAGCGCTCCGATGATGGCTGTCGGCGGCATCATCATGGCCTTCCGGGAAGACAGGACACTTACCTGGGTGCTGGCAGCTGCAATACCGGTTCTGGCCCTGGTTATTGCATTGATTGCATGGCGGGGGATACCCCTCTTCAGGTTGATTCAGGTAAAGATCGATAAAATTAATCTCGTTTTACGTGAAAAGCTAACCGGTATTCGTGTAATTCGTGCTTTTGATACCATAGAGTATGAACGGAGGCGTTTTGATGAAGCCAATGCCGATCTTACACTAAACTATATCAAAGTGAACAAAATCATGGCTTTCACGATGCCTTCAATTATGCTGGTGATGAACCTGACTTCCCTGTCTGTTCTTTGGTTTGGGGGTATTCGTATTAGTCAAGGCAGCATGGACCTGGGCGCACTTGCCGCCTTTACCCAGTATGCCATAATGATAATGTTTTCCATGCTGATGCTCTCCCTGATGTTTGTTATGGTTCCGCGGGCACAGGCTGCTGCGGTTAGAATAAACGAGGTTCTTGACACTCTGCCAACTATAAAAGATGCGGAAGAACCAAATGATTCCTTTTCCAGAAGGGGTTATATGGAATTCAAGGATGTCACCTTCAGTTATCATGGCGCTGAAAAACCGGTTTTGCAGAACATCTCCTTTTTGGCGCGCCCCGGTGAAGTTATTGCCATAGTAGGCAGCACAGGCTCAGGTAAATCAACCCTGATTAACCTTATTCCGAGATTTTATGATGTGGACAGTGGCAGCATTTTTGTTGACGGTGTTGATGTCAGGGAAATATCCCAGAAAAATCTCCGGGCTAAAATCGGTTTTGTACCGCAAAAAGCAGTCCTCTTTTCTGGTTCAATAATGGAGAATATTAAATTTGGTTATGACCAGGCAACAGAAGAAGAAATCAGGCATGCCGCAGATGTTGCCCAGGCTGCTGAGTTTATCTCCCAAATGGACGGCGGTTTTGCCCATGAAATTGAGCAGGGCGGCACCAACTTATCGGGCGGGCAGAAACAGCGTATTTCTATTGCCAGAGCGCTGGTAAGAAAACCGGAAATTTATGTATTTGATGATAGCTTTTCGGCTCTTGACTTTAGAACAGATGCGCGCGTGCGTGCGGCTTTGAAAAAAGAAACCACTGCGGCAACTGTGATAATTGTTGCCCAAAGGGTAGGTACTATTATGGATGCAGACAGGATCATCGTTCTGGATGAAGGACAGATTACAGGGCTCGGAACTCACAAAGAGCTGCTGAATACCTGCGAGGTATACCGCCAGATTGTATCCTCACAGCTTTCGGAGGAGGAAATCGCGTGA